A region of Methanocorpusculum labreanum Z DNA encodes the following proteins:
- a CDS encoding flavodoxin family protein, translating to MTYAVIYFSRTGTSRRIAEKIAKELSVEPVEVTDNMDWDGTLGYMRAARYAMKNKDVAIQTRGKIGEVDEYIVVSPMWCGKITPAIRILLQELPKEKVRLIVSSGGMIYKERDGYLSVLDIMKKDKNEDRQIDAFVGGLKNS from the coding sequence ATGACATACGCAGTAATTTACTTTTCACGAACGGGAACCAGCAGGAGGATTGCTGAAAAAATCGCGAAAGAACTCTCCGTCGAACCGGTAGAGGTGACCGACAACATGGATTGGGACGGCACTCTCGGCTACATGCGTGCAGCACGCTATGCGATGAAAAACAAAGATGTCGCCATTCAGACCCGCGGAAAGATCGGCGAGGTGGACGAGTATATCGTCGTGAGCCCGATGTGGTGCGGAAAAATCACACCGGCGATCCGGATTCTTCTCCAAGAACTTCCAAAAGAGAAAGTCCGCCTGATTGTTTCTTCCGGAGGCATGATCTACAAAGAACGGGATGGATATCTCTCCGTTCTCGACATTATGAAGAAAGACAAAAACGAAGATCGGCAGATCGATGCATTCGTCGGCGGTCTGAAAAACTCCTAA
- a CDS encoding MarR family winged helix-turn-helix transcriptional regulator encodes MQQNTLQRGLGHNIMAFDKYFRIYLKNNLKDHNLNAAEGMVLLSLLENGRKTEGEIFNSIHTSESEITQDQLVQELHYDKSVMTRTMQSLEGKGYVVRAVNPMDSRSFVFSMTENGAAFSEVLMTIMTEWNTAVLDEFSPAEIDLLNDMLARLAQNAKVAGTRERE; translated from the coding sequence ATGCAGCAAAACACATTACAGAGAGGTCTTGGCCACAACATCATGGCCTTTGACAAATATTTCCGAATCTATCTGAAAAACAATCTTAAAGACCATAACCTCAATGCCGCCGAGGGAATGGTCCTCCTCTCCCTTTTGGAAAATGGACGAAAAACCGAGGGAGAGATTTTCAATAGTATACATACCAGCGAGTCGGAAATAACCCAGGACCAACTGGTACAAGAACTGCATTATGATAAAAGTGTTATGACCCGAACAATGCAGTCGCTTGAAGGAAAGGGATATGTTGTCCGTGCCGTAAACCCAATGGACAGCAGGTCGTTTGTTTTCTCTATGACGGAAAATGGAGCTGCGTTCAGTGAGGTTCTGATGACTATCATGACGGAATGGAACACTGCAGTGTTGGATGAATTTTCGCCTGCGGAGATCGATTTGCTGAACGATATGCTTGCAAGACTTGCACAAAATGCGAAAGTGGCCGGTACCCGGGAGAGAGAATGA
- a CDS encoding DHA2 family efflux MFS transporter permease subunit, whose product MKDPLPTGKTLIFILIVASIASFMSSLDGTIVNIALPSIGEAFDLSTSSVSWVSTIYLLVIAGLLLIIGKIIDTIGLKKIFLGGFAIFVIGSFSCGFFPELLHSFNLLLISRVVQAIGGGMMIVVAPAMLSLFMPGDRRAKGLSLIMLFAAVGMALGPTLGGYLTEYLSWHWIFFINVPVGIFAIILGLIVIPDNKPDSCPLKRFDTPGAILIFVGLAALLFAFSEGFSLGWTSPQIIVSVLLAVIFIGGFIRRELHYDNPLIDLGMFKSRSFVVVNIVFALLYFTFAGANYVLPFYLEYIHGFSTANAGLILTSLSVGMMITGILSGLIYAKLVGRIKYMVMAGVVLVGVGYFLLSHLSPVTGLGIIITALSMIGLGIGVTVTPLTTLIMGAAPPSKQGMVSSLTGLERYAPMTIGVAVYNLMVIVGIVISVRDSGIIYKTPADISPYILSFGFDLAFVISVILALIILALCFFIKEEKAAEE is encoded by the coding sequence ATGAAAGATCCTCTCCCAACTGGAAAAACCCTGATCTTCATCCTTATTGTTGCGTCCATCGCCTCGTTTATGTCATCCCTTGACGGAACGATCGTCAATATCGCTCTCCCAAGCATTGGGGAAGCTTTCGATCTCAGCACATCTTCGGTTTCGTGGGTCAGTACCATATATCTACTCGTCATCGCCGGTCTGCTCCTGATCATCGGTAAAATTATCGACACAATCGGCCTCAAAAAAATCTTTCTGGGAGGGTTTGCCATATTTGTAATCGGCTCTTTTTCCTGCGGATTTTTCCCCGAACTCCTGCACTCGTTCAACCTCCTCCTGATCTCACGTGTCGTTCAGGCAATAGGCGGCGGAATGATGATAGTAGTGGCACCTGCCATGCTTTCCCTGTTCATGCCGGGGGACAGACGGGCAAAAGGCCTCTCACTCATAATGCTTTTTGCCGCCGTTGGGATGGCACTTGGTCCGACTCTTGGAGGATATCTTACCGAGTACCTTTCCTGGCACTGGATCTTTTTCATCAACGTCCCGGTCGGCATTTTTGCCATTATTCTGGGCCTGATCGTCATCCCAGACAACAAACCCGATTCGTGCCCTCTCAAAAGATTTGACACACCCGGGGCAATCCTTATTTTTGTCGGCCTTGCGGCGCTGCTCTTCGCCTTCTCGGAAGGATTTTCCCTTGGCTGGACCTCGCCACAGATCATCGTCTCGGTCCTCCTTGCGGTGATCTTTATCGGCGGTTTCATCCGACGTGAACTGCACTACGACAACCCGCTGATCGACCTTGGAATGTTCAAAAGCAGATCGTTTGTTGTCGTGAACATTGTCTTCGCACTGCTCTATTTCACCTTTGCCGGAGCGAACTATGTTCTCCCGTTCTACCTTGAGTATATACACGGTTTTTCGACCGCAAACGCGGGACTCATCCTTACAAGCCTCTCGGTCGGGATGATGATCACCGGTATTTTATCCGGTCTGATCTATGCAAAACTGGTCGGAAGAATAAAATATATGGTCATGGCAGGTGTTGTTCTGGTTGGCGTGGGATATTTCCTTCTCTCTCACTTGAGCCCGGTCACAGGGCTTGGGATCATAATCACCGCACTTTCCATGATCGGTCTCGGCATTGGTGTGACGGTCACGCCTCTTACCACGCTTATCATGGGGGCAGCACCCCCATCCAAGCAGGGAATGGTCTCAAGTCTGACAGGTCTTGAGCGCTATGCCCCCATGACGATCGGTGTGGCAGTCTACAACCTGATGGTGATTGTTGGGATCGTCATAAGCGTCAGGGACTCGGGGATTATCTATAAAACACCAGCAGACATCAGCCCATATATCCTCTCCTTCGGCTTTGACCTGGCATTTGTGATTTCGGTGATTTTGGCCTTGATAATTCTGGCTCTCTGCTTCTTTATCAAAGAAGAAAAAGCGGCAGAAGAGTAA
- the rpiA gene encoding ribose-5-phosphate isomerase RpiA has product MDAVTEAKRNAGYRAADLVKDGMIVGLGTGSTVFFAMERLGERIASEGIRIFGVPTSNQTAMRAEEYGIPLTTLSLHPVLDIAIDGADQVTPSKQMIKGRGAAHLREKIVADAAKQFVVVIDSAKEVSVLDAAVPIEILPFAYGSVCRKLASLGGEPVMRNGVKKDGPVISDNGNYIFDCAFGKVDDPSGLESAINAIPGVLENGIFAKMTEKTLIIVGKSA; this is encoded by the coding sequence ATGGATGCTGTGACTGAAGCAAAAAGAAATGCCGGATATCGTGCGGCTGATTTGGTTAAGGATGGGATGATCGTGGGTCTTGGTACCGGGTCTACCGTGTTTTTTGCGATGGAACGTCTGGGAGAGCGTATTGCGTCAGAGGGCATCAGGATCTTTGGTGTTCCGACCTCTAATCAGACTGCAATGCGTGCCGAGGAGTACGGCATTCCACTGACGACTCTGTCTCTCCACCCGGTTTTAGACATTGCCATTGATGGGGCTGATCAGGTGACTCCTTCAAAGCAGATGATCAAGGGACGTGGAGCGGCACACCTCCGAGAAAAGATCGTGGCCGATGCGGCAAAGCAGTTTGTCGTGGTGATCGATTCGGCAAAGGAGGTATCGGTTTTGGATGCTGCCGTGCCAATCGAAATACTGCCTTTTGCTTATGGAAGTGTCTGCAGGAAACTTGCTTCACTTGGCGGTGAGCCTGTTATGCGGAACGGTGTTAAAAAGGACGGCCCTGTGATCTCGGACAATGGAAATTATATTTTTGACTGCGCGTTTGGAAAAGTTGACGATCCTTCCGGGCTCGAGTCTGCAATCAATGCGATTCCCGGCGTGCTGGAAAACGGTATCTTTGCAAAAATGACCGAAAAGACGCTTATCATCGTCGGTAAAAGCGCCTGA
- the fen gene encoding flap endonuclease-1, producing MGVALRPLLAEYKESPGWDGLGGIAAVDAFNALYQFLSGIRQADGAPLMDGQGRITSHLSGLLFRNANLIEKNITPIYVFDGKPPVFKASTLSKRREVRENAADAWEKALKEGDEESARKYAMASSKIDAFIIDSSKELLSALGIAWIQAPEEGEAQSSFMTKNGDVTYAVSQDYDSLLFGAPDLVRNITVSGKKRIRGKVLSVYPERLRLEEVLTGLSVTQEELIQIALLIGTDYNSGVPGVGPKTAVKIVREGKFYDRIGESENAAEPDQLIGYFMDPPVERSYNIESRSPDPDRVIDLLCGEHGFTQERVEAGLERLGAKKGQATLDAWF from the coding sequence ATGGGTGTTGCCCTCCGGCCGCTTCTTGCGGAGTATAAGGAGTCTCCCGGATGGGACGGGCTTGGCGGGATTGCAGCAGTCGACGCATTCAATGCTCTCTATCAGTTCCTTTCCGGGATACGGCAGGCCGACGGCGCACCCCTAATGGATGGGCAGGGGCGTATCACCTCGCATCTGAGCGGACTTCTCTTTCGGAATGCGAACCTGATTGAAAAAAATATCACCCCCATATACGTTTTTGACGGAAAGCCGCCGGTCTTCAAAGCATCAACACTCTCAAAGCGGCGCGAAGTTCGGGAAAACGCAGCTGATGCATGGGAAAAAGCCCTGAAAGAGGGGGATGAAGAGAGCGCACGAAAATATGCAATGGCCTCTTCGAAAATCGATGCCTTCATCATTGATTCATCGAAGGAACTCCTCTCTGCCCTTGGGATAGCCTGGATACAGGCACCCGAAGAGGGGGAGGCCCAGTCTTCGTTTATGACAAAGAATGGGGACGTGACCTACGCCGTTTCTCAGGATTATGACTCACTCCTGTTCGGAGCACCGGACCTGGTTCGAAACATCACGGTCTCGGGCAAGAAAAGGATTCGGGGAAAGGTACTGTCAGTGTATCCTGAGCGACTGAGACTGGAGGAGGTACTCACTGGACTTTCCGTAACTCAGGAAGAACTCATCCAGATAGCTCTACTGATTGGGACCGATTACAACAGCGGGGTGCCGGGCGTCGGGCCAAAGACCGCTGTCAAGATCGTCAGAGAGGGAAAGTTCTATGATCGGATCGGAGAGTCGGAGAATGCCGCAGAGCCAGATCAGCTGATCGGGTACTTTATGGATCCTCCGGTCGAGCGGTCCTATAATATTGAAAGTAGGTCACCAGATCCGGATCGGGTCATTGATCTATTGTGCGGGGAGCATGGTTTTACTCAGGAAAGAGTTGAGGCCGGACTCGAACGGCTCGGCGCGAAAAAGGGTCAGGCAACTCTGGACGCCTGGTTCTAA
- a CDS encoding presenilin family intramembrane aspartyl protease PSH, whose product MSEHTMRSAASYAGLILMMAVTSLLAVLLIGPVTAAGLGAFEDPDSVLNAFFFIFAMLVVTAVLLILIKWKAQQVISLIIGFSLAAVIYYVVMALLQQLGLGIWADIGGVIVGIGIIALLWLYPEWYVINLAGIVVAAGCAVIFGVSLSLFPVLILLVLLMIYDFIAVKRSKHMLTLADGVLRQKMPIMFLVPKTKGYSYRKNGLSIRDSKGERGAYMIGMGDVIMPAILVVSAQVFAGGEGVLSVFGLYLPALGALIGGIIGLLILMVPVNTGKPQPGLPLINGCAIIGFFLCCLIAGSWGWLVW is encoded by the coding sequence ATGAGCGAACATACTATGCGTTCAGCGGCTTCATATGCCGGTCTTATTCTGATGATGGCGGTGACCAGTCTTCTTGCTGTCCTTTTAATCGGTCCGGTGACGGCAGCAGGTCTGGGTGCATTTGAGGACCCGGACTCTGTTTTGAATGCATTTTTCTTCATCTTTGCGATGCTGGTGGTCACTGCGGTGCTTTTGATTTTGATCAAATGGAAAGCACAGCAGGTGATCAGTCTGATCATCGGTTTTTCTCTGGCAGCGGTGATCTATTATGTGGTAATGGCTCTCCTGCAGCAGCTCGGCCTTGGTATCTGGGCCGATATCGGAGGAGTGATTGTTGGTATTGGTATCATTGCTCTCCTTTGGCTCTATCCGGAATGGTACGTGATCAATCTTGCCGGAATCGTGGTGGCTGCCGGATGTGCGGTTATTTTCGGAGTCTCTCTCTCGCTTTTCCCTGTCCTGATTCTTCTTGTTCTGCTGATGATTTATGATTTTATTGCAGTAAAGCGGTCAAAGCATATGCTGACCCTTGCTGATGGCGTTCTTCGCCAGAAGATGCCGATCATGTTTCTCGTTCCGAAGACGAAAGGTTACTCATACCGGAAAAACGGCTTATCCATCCGTGATTCAAAAGGTGAACGCGGCGCGTACATGATTGGTATGGGGGACGTGATCATGCCCGCAATCCTTGTGGTATCGGCACAGGTATTTGCCGGAGGCGAAGGAGTTCTCTCCGTATTTGGTCTCTATCTGCCGGCATTAGGGGCTTTAATCGGTGGAATTATTGGTCTTTTGATATTAATGGTGCCGGTAAACACAGGAAAACCCCAGCCCGGTCTCCCCCTGATCAATGGGTGTGCGATCATTGGTTTCTTCCTCTGCTGCCTTATTGCAGGTTCATGGGGCTGGCTTGTCTGGTAG
- a CDS encoding uroporphyrinogen-III synthase, with protein MQIAITRLAEKGTKDQALCEKYGHSARIVSPLQAELNASLVQTFVLAANDGEFDAIFFTSAYPAKHIGLLLNREITKRCRVIAIGPQTAKILHEQGVAAETLPTFYSRDFVPYLGNWIEGKRIGIPRADVPNPELIRAIEDAGGLAFEYRCYGLVPTGEFLDLEGVDVVLFTSANSFSQARLPDLTRIIPAAIGEITAERMKEGGVTPIVVGDGSLEGTLIALNGYLKKQ; from the coding sequence ATGCAGATCGCAATAACCCGGCTCGCGGAAAAAGGTACGAAAGATCAGGCATTGTGCGAAAAATACGGCCATTCAGCCAGGATCGTCTCGCCCCTTCAGGCTGAGCTTAATGCAAGTCTTGTCCAGACCTTTGTTCTTGCCGCAAATGATGGAGAGTTCGATGCGATATTCTTCACAAGCGCCTATCCTGCAAAACATATCGGGCTGCTTCTAAACAGGGAGATCACCAAAAGATGCCGGGTCATTGCAATTGGGCCGCAAACCGCAAAGATACTGCACGAGCAGGGGGTTGCTGCCGAGACGCTGCCAACCTTTTACTCACGAGACTTCGTGCCGTATCTCGGGAATTGGATCGAAGGAAAACGTATCGGGATTCCGCGGGCGGACGTCCCAAACCCCGAACTGATTCGGGCGATAGAAGATGCAGGGGGGTTGGCATTCGAGTATCGATGTTACGGACTTGTGCCGACGGGCGAGTTCCTTGATCTTGAGGGCGTGGATGTGGTTCTCTTTACAAGTGCAAACTCCTTCTCACAGGCACGTCTGCCGGATTTGACAAGAATAATTCCCGCGGCGATTGGTGAGATCACGGCAGAACGCATGAAAGAGGGAGGAGTCACGCCGATTGTGGTTGGAGATGGATCTTTGGAAGGGACACTGATTGCATTGAACGGATATTTGAAAAAACAATAA
- a CDS encoding glucose-6-phosphate isomerase family protein, with translation MKQFWPGSLPAPSVRTVEDMENVFASRPSNRDPDTPLYYMYRDLYQTHGDHTWLERHHLRYDITRIPAGVINGEYTKTKGHYHPSNSAGVPYPEVYEVLSGSAYYLLQKRDHTDVILVPAHAGDLVLIPPGYGHVTINPGREELIMANLVSTDFSSEYGEINEMHGAAYYYMKKEGWVPNPHYGDRIPMHVILPLPLPELGLVPGRGLYGMVGTTDTLDVMNRPEEYMDIIGRFCADKKRF, from the coding sequence ATGAAACAGTTCTGGCCAGGCTCCCTCCCCGCACCTTCCGTCCGGACCGTGGAGGATATGGAGAATGTATTCGCCTCCCGTCCGTCGAATCGCGATCCCGATACCCCTCTATATTATATGTACCGTGATCTCTATCAGACGCATGGCGACCACACCTGGCTCGAACGCCATCACCTCAGATATGATATCACCCGGATTCCTGCCGGAGTTATCAACGGAGAATATACCAAAACCAAAGGACACTATCATCCCTCCAACTCTGCCGGGGTTCCCTATCCCGAGGTATACGAGGTACTCTCCGGATCTGCTTATTATCTGTTACAGAAACGCGATCATACCGACGTCATACTCGTTCCGGCCCACGCAGGTGATCTCGTTCTCATTCCTCCCGGATACGGTCATGTAACCATCAACCCGGGACGTGAAGAGCTGATTATGGCAAATCTGGTCTCCACAGATTTTTCCAGTGAATACGGCGAGATCAACGAGATGCATGGGGCCGCATACTATTATATGAAAAAAGAGGGCTGGGTCCCGAATCCCCATTACGGTGACCGGATCCCTATGCACGTGATTCTCCCGCTTCCTCTTCCGGAGCTGGGTCTTGTTCCGGGAAGAGGTCTCTATGGCATGGTCGGCACGACTGATACTTTGGATGTTATGAACCGACCCGAGGAGTATATGGATATCATCGGCCGGTTCTGTGCGGATAAAAAACGTTTTTGA
- the dnaG gene encoding DNA primase DnaG, whose protein sequence is MYSIDSIKYLIHIHIEAEGVVEKTDVVGAIFGQTEGLLGEELDLRDLQRSGRIGRIDVQIVSKHGKTAGECYIASSLDRAETAILAAALETIDRIGPCMAAIRIQNIEDLRAIKRRQIVERAKELLLESFDEVGISTYDILTEVREASRVEKITTIGPERLPAGPAVLESDAIIIVEGRADVLNLLKCGINNTVAVEGTKVPETVIDLSAKKNTTVFVDGDRGGDLILRELLQVADIDFVAFSPRRRSVEDMSRKEIVKSLRNKVPASVLKSHIEKDEPISDLVFEIEAGEEEHSSVSQKEEGNNTTPDVPADLPEEPPKSNIDEAIIPPITTSEQNLVKPENPHTIQEHTQYMKNTGRSRVLAEDAGVIGDYSLQELKAILPKLNDDVAGVIVDAAVDQKFIDQAFAKGLTYVAANAFEGIVRRPAGLRLIPF, encoded by the coding sequence ATGTATTCAATTGACAGTATCAAATATCTCATTCATATCCATATCGAAGCAGAAGGGGTGGTTGAAAAAACCGACGTAGTCGGGGCCATATTCGGCCAAACCGAGGGGCTTCTCGGCGAAGAACTCGACCTCCGCGATTTGCAGCGGAGCGGTCGGATCGGCCGGATAGATGTCCAGATAGTTAGCAAACACGGAAAAACAGCAGGCGAGTGCTACATCGCATCCTCCCTTGATCGAGCAGAAACCGCGATATTAGCTGCTGCTCTGGAAACTATCGACCGTATCGGCCCGTGCATGGCGGCAATACGGATCCAGAACATTGAGGATCTACGGGCAATCAAACGCCGGCAGATAGTTGAACGGGCCAAGGAGCTTCTCCTCGAATCCTTTGACGAGGTAGGGATCTCTACCTATGACATCCTTACAGAGGTCAGAGAAGCAAGCAGGGTCGAAAAGATCACGACAATTGGACCCGAACGACTCCCCGCAGGACCTGCCGTTCTGGAATCGGACGCGATCATCATCGTCGAGGGAAGAGCAGACGTCCTGAATCTTTTAAAGTGCGGTATTAATAATACCGTGGCAGTCGAAGGAACCAAGGTTCCGGAAACGGTCATTGACTTGTCCGCCAAGAAAAACACCACCGTATTTGTTGACGGGGACAGAGGAGGAGATCTGATCCTGCGGGAACTCCTTCAGGTCGCCGATATCGATTTCGTGGCATTTTCTCCCCGCAGAAGAAGCGTAGAGGACATGAGCCGAAAGGAGATCGTCAAATCTCTCAGAAACAAGGTCCCGGCATCGGTTCTGAAAAGCCATATCGAGAAGGATGAACCTATCTCCGACCTCGTCTTCGAGATTGAGGCAGGGGAAGAGGAACATAGTTCTGTTTCACAAAAAGAGGAGGGAAATAATACCACTCCTGATGTCCCCGCAGATCTGCCGGAAGAACCTCCCAAAAGTAACATTGATGAGGCCATAATTCCTCCAATCACCACATCGGAACAAAACCTGGTTAAACCGGAAAATCCGCACACAATTCAGGAACACACCCAGTATATGAAAAATACGGGACGAAGCAGGGTTCTCGCGGAGGATGCTGGGGTGATCGGCGATTATTCACTTCAGGAACTCAAGGCAATCCTGCCGAAACTGAATGACGATGTGGCCGGTGTTATTGTGGACGCAGCCGTCGATCAGAAGTTCATCGATCAGGCTTTTGCAAAAGGTCTGACATATGTCGCTGCAAATGCATTTGAAGGAATCGTCCGAAGACCCGCAGGTCTCAGGTTGATCCCCTTCTAA
- a CDS encoding type IV pilin yields MARRLSEKSDDGVSPAIAILLIIALTVILCAILMVYCMSLVNIQWEQPLNRSPPEILTIISVDHYDDKGKLTYESIVTLRNIGTQPLKNSDYRAEVFINGKKEMVVIKTLQAHDFISTNHFGIQLLYGIGPIGYEWEPGKIGVFDLNDRLLHPGDILQIDIIDNNTSSISYSQVISRSIFHVE; encoded by the coding sequence ATGGCTCGACGTTTGTCAGAAAAAAGTGATGATGGTGTTTCTCCCGCTATCGCTATACTGCTCATTATTGCCTTAACAGTAATTCTTTGTGCTATTCTCATGGTCTACTGTATGAGCCTCGTCAACATACAATGGGAGCAACCACTCAATAGATCACCGCCGGAGATTCTGACGATTATTTCCGTAGACCATTATGATGATAAAGGCAAACTAACATACGAAAGCATTGTTACCCTGCGAAATATTGGGACACAGCCTCTCAAAAATTCAGATTACCGGGCAGAGGTATTTATCAACGGCAAGAAAGAGATGGTTGTCATCAAAACATTACAGGCCCATGATTTTATTTCGACAAATCATTTTGGGATTCAACTTCTCTACGGAATCGGACCAATTGGATATGAATGGGAACCCGGAAAAATCGGTGTTTTCGATCTGAACGATCGGCTTCTTCATCCTGGAGACATTCTCCAAATCGATATCATTGATAACAACACATCAAGTATTTCCTATTCTCAAGTTATCTCGCGTTCGATATTCCATGTTGAATAA
- the pyrC gene encoding dihydroorotase, translating into MSELVLSNARLPDGRIADISIDQGIITHIGSSGHGERVINCRNRLCIPAATDMHVHMRDGSQAAKETWKTGTQAAAAGGVATVVDQPNTIPPMDTVENFLERAALASKESFCHFGINGSVTEHADIAGLAKAGVLAFGEMFAAPSSYGSALPAEVIRDSLKTIANQNMLVTVHAEEVILGEIHSLAEHSRSRPISGEIETIRLVQNLAPTHAQLHICHVSGAEAFETIKGSFEVAPHHLFLSYEDTDPENTFWKMNPPLRSKKERLHLIQNFAKIPVIASDHAPHTIQEKSQPFSASAPSGVPGVETMLPLLMNAVTQRTITLNDVIEKTVTNPCRILGISAPSLSPGSRADLAVYVDIPTKITGEALHSKCGWTPYEGMSGLFPATTVIGGIPAWHDGEFTHGGGQMWKNTQKAQLRRKE; encoded by the coding sequence ATGTCTGAACTGGTTCTTTCAAATGCCCGGCTGCCTGACGGAAGGATCGCAGACATCTCCATAGATCAGGGAATCATCACCCACATCGGGAGTTCCGGACATGGAGAAAGAGTAATTAACTGCAGAAACCGGCTCTGCATACCGGCTGCTACCGACATGCATGTCCATATGCGGGATGGTAGTCAGGCAGCAAAAGAGACTTGGAAAACCGGGACTCAGGCGGCGGCGGCAGGAGGAGTGGCTACGGTCGTCGACCAGCCAAACACCATTCCTCCAATGGATACCGTTGAAAACTTTCTGGAGAGAGCCGCTCTCGCCTCGAAGGAATCCTTCTGTCACTTCGGCATCAACGGATCGGTTACCGAACATGCGGATATTGCAGGCCTCGCAAAAGCTGGAGTTCTTGCATTTGGCGAGATGTTTGCAGCTCCATCGAGTTACGGCAGCGCCCTCCCTGCAGAGGTGATCAGGGATTCTCTAAAAACCATCGCAAATCAAAACATGCTGGTCACCGTACATGCGGAAGAAGTTATTCTCGGGGAGATTCATTCCCTTGCCGAGCATTCCCGTTCACGTCCGATATCCGGAGAGATAGAAACCATCCGGCTTGTGCAGAATCTCGCACCGACGCATGCACAACTGCACATCTGTCATGTCAGCGGCGCCGAAGCATTCGAAACGATCAAAGGAAGTTTCGAAGTCGCCCCCCATCATCTTTTTTTGTCCTATGAAGATACTGATCCGGAAAATACTTTTTGGAAAATGAATCCCCCGCTCCGTTCAAAAAAGGAGCGGCTGCATCTCATTCAAAACTTCGCAAAAATCCCCGTGATTGCCTCGGACCATGCCCCCCATACAATTCAGGAAAAGTCACAGCCGTTCTCCGCTTCTGCACCGTCCGGAGTTCCCGGCGTGGAAACGATGCTCCCTCTCCTGATGAATGCCGTGACACAGCGAACGATCACCCTGAACGATGTAATTGAAAAAACGGTAACAAATCCATGCAGAATACTTGGCATATCTGCCCCATCGCTTAGTCCGGGCAGCCGGGCCGATCTTGCCGTATATGTCGACATCCCGACAAAGATAACCGGCGAAGCTCTGCACAGTAAATGCGGGTGGACCCCCTATGAAGGAATGTCCGGGCTTTTTCCCGCAACAACGGTGATAGGCGGTATCCCTGCATGGCATGACGGGGAATTTACCCACGGCGGCGGACAGATGTGGAAAAATACCCAAAAGGCACAACTTCGCCGAAAAGAGTAA
- the hypE gene encoding hydrogenase expression/formation protein HypE, with protein MKKDTEVNMMHGAGGEVMGELLQTLTAFKNNNAGGIGLESLDDGSTFTIGGKTTVLTTDSHVVKPIFFPGGDIGRVAVSGTINDLAVMGARPIALTCAMVIEEGFPITDLEKIVASMDEALGEVGAAVITGDTKVVEKGSLDGIVINTAGVGVIEEEGFLIRDKNLSVGDKIIVSGTLGDHGLAIVSFREGFDLGDQLKSDVAPLWTMIEAAMKAAGTNNIHAMKDPTRGGFAACINEMARKAGVKVVVSEEKVPIRESVASAGSLLGIDPLQVANEGKCVMGVAPEAADRVLAALKNHPYGKNAAIIGEVIEGSGVVMQTRIGGERFIEPPLGDPVPRVC; from the coding sequence ATGAAAAAAGATACCGAAGTAAATATGATGCACGGAGCCGGCGGGGAGGTCATGGGAGAACTTCTCCAGACACTCACGGCGTTCAAAAACAATAATGCCGGCGGAATCGGCCTTGAGTCTCTGGATGACGGATCGACATTCACAATCGGGGGAAAGACTACCGTTTTAACCACCGACTCGCACGTGGTCAAGCCGATCTTTTTTCCGGGCGGGGACATCGGCAGGGTCGCGGTCTCTGGAACAATCAATGATCTTGCCGTGATGGGTGCACGGCCGATCGCCCTGACCTGTGCAATGGTCATTGAAGAAGGATTTCCGATCACTGATCTTGAAAAGATCGTTGCTTCGATGGATGAAGCCTTAGGAGAGGTCGGAGCAGCAGTCATCACCGGCGATACGAAAGTCGTTGAGAAAGGAAGTCTTGACGGAATCGTGATCAATACTGCCGGAGTTGGCGTGATCGAGGAGGAAGGATTTCTGATTCGCGACAAAAATCTCTCGGTCGGAGACAAGATCATCGTATCCGGTACGCTCGGAGATCACGGACTTGCCATCGTTTCGTTTAGAGAAGGGTTCGATCTTGGGGATCAGCTGAAGTCCGACGTTGCCCCGCTCTGGACGATGATCGAAGCAGCGATGAAGGCGGCCGGTACTAATAATATTCACGCAATGAAGGATCCGACACGTGGAGGATTTGCAGCCTGCATCAACGAGATGGCCCGCAAAGCCGGCGTAAAGGTCGTCGTCAGCGAAGAAAAAGTTCCCATCAGGGAAAGCGTTGCCTCCGCAGGATCCCTTCTTGGAATCGACCCGCTGCAGGTCGCAAATGAGGGTAAATGCGTGATGGGCGTTGCTCCCGAAGCAGCGGACCGCGTGCTTGCCGCCCTGAAAAACCACCCGTACGGGAAAAATGCCGCAATCATCGGCGAAGTGATTGAAGGTTCCGGGGTTGTCATGCAGACACGTATCGGCGGCGAACGATTCATCGAACCGCCGCTTGGCGATCCGGTTCCAAGAGTTTGCTGA